From a single Bryobacter aggregatus MPL3 genomic region:
- a CDS encoding carboxypeptidase regulatory-like domain-containing protein, with the protein MQSIRLFLWILAICCLLSGQDYRGRITGLVTDSTRGIIAGATVELKNINTGVLTTRQTNDVGAYIFDYVEPGNYQLQVEYAGFKKFVQTIILVEARASLSIDAVLNPGSAGESITVSDNPVQVNVNNANVQLTIDTKLANDLPRFDRNPFKLSLLSPNAVNTRTEMNAYNSWAANSVELGGGTNLKNDLLVDGSPIGIGHKATYTPPQDAVQEVNVQQNSVDAESGHSAGGGISISMRSGTNDWHGNVWYLGRNPALNALTDRTANSRSLARNNMYGASLGNPILKNKLFNFAVYEVWKQQNPISYFRTLPTDLERQGDFSQSRNIDGGIRTIYDPFSTQFNAATGAVVRTPFAGNRIPTSRFDPTSQQFLGMLWKPNATPDNITNLNNFKTILSNRTDYWNFSDRVDYVINEKWRVSGRYSRLHTITTSNDPTENKSPLYIVQNPSARHATSVVGDAVWTLNATTIVNIHGDYHNLVDDFDSPRDYFPSSNLSKYWPNSDWYKSFVRADQLPSYIPGINIGSSSFGMGGTYWYQHPSGNSFSAKISQARGTHYWKAGAEFRHSGGASLVTGNTLFSFPQALTADTFNAPNTRVVGHEYATFLLGAIDNNSRAIVKPVKQPRSEFFGFFLQDDWKLNRNLTLNIGLRYEFDTPWYDPEHQMSRYLDLNAANPDLTANPPVMPPELRAYPAQPLQWNGQWYFTDNKNPYSWNRQWNNFMPRFGLAWRVDDKMSVRFGYSRFSTPSEYTFIDAPFSGFEALNYLEPAYMGYDATQSAQGLLNGVPQATLSNPYPADKNPLIPPRGKGFGAALGLGGAPSLWFNQNMRRPTNDRLSLSIQRQVPGKIVVDATAFINYGEGQLYSRNRNLQDPQLSYTYKSALQATVANPFYQYLTPAQFPGPNRNAPTVTLGSLLNPYPQYGSIFEVGNNGFRNRYQSIAIQARRPFQNGFNFLMGYAYIRERNDGFFNDPEYYANQPRLIESANPRHRLNGAGSYELPFGKGRAWMSNSNRILDGVLGGWQVLGAIYANSGAFLNFGALQVTGDPRISNPTPQAWFNKSVFTVLPAFTPRTNPINYSGLTGPMTLQLDATLSKNFRITERIKTELKMSAYNATNRLNRADPDLGVTSSTFGQAIRQRGNYFGRQLELGLKIAF; encoded by the coding sequence TACGCTGGCTTTAAGAAATTTGTCCAAACCATCATCCTCGTGGAGGCCAGAGCGAGCCTCTCCATTGATGCTGTTCTGAATCCTGGCTCTGCCGGGGAATCGATCACAGTCAGTGACAATCCCGTCCAGGTCAACGTGAATAATGCAAATGTCCAATTGACGATTGACACGAAACTCGCCAATGATCTGCCCCGCTTTGACCGGAATCCATTCAAGCTCAGTCTGCTTTCTCCGAATGCGGTCAACACCCGCACCGAGATGAATGCTTACAACTCCTGGGCCGCAAATTCCGTTGAACTCGGCGGTGGTACGAATCTAAAGAACGACCTGCTTGTCGACGGGTCGCCCATCGGCATCGGGCACAAGGCTACCTACACTCCGCCTCAGGATGCTGTTCAGGAAGTCAACGTACAGCAGAATTCCGTCGACGCTGAAAGCGGCCATTCTGCCGGCGGTGGCATCAGCATCTCGATGCGTTCGGGCACCAATGATTGGCATGGCAATGTCTGGTATCTTGGCCGTAATCCCGCCCTCAACGCGCTCACTGACCGTACTGCCAACTCCCGTTCTCTGGCCCGGAACAACATGTATGGCGCCTCTCTCGGCAATCCCATTCTCAAAAACAAATTGTTCAACTTCGCGGTCTATGAAGTCTGGAAGCAGCAGAACCCCATCAGCTATTTCCGTACGCTCCCTACCGATCTTGAACGCCAGGGCGACTTTTCACAATCGCGCAACATCGATGGTGGCATCCGCACCATCTACGATCCCTTCAGCACGCAGTTCAACGCGGCTACTGGAGCCGTGGTACGCACGCCCTTTGCTGGGAATCGCATCCCCACCAGCCGTTTTGACCCCACCTCACAGCAGTTTCTGGGAATGCTTTGGAAGCCGAATGCGACACCCGACAACATCACGAACCTGAATAACTTCAAGACGATCCTCTCGAATCGGACGGACTATTGGAACTTCTCTGATCGTGTTGACTATGTCATCAACGAGAAGTGGCGTGTCTCTGGCCGTTATTCACGTCTGCATACGATCACCACCTCGAATGACCCTACAGAGAACAAGTCTCCGCTGTACATTGTGCAGAATCCCTCGGCCCGCCATGCGACCTCTGTTGTCGGGGACGCTGTCTGGACCCTCAATGCCACCACGATTGTGAATATCCACGGCGATTATCACAATCTGGTCGACGACTTTGATTCTCCTCGCGATTACTTCCCCAGCTCGAATCTCTCCAAGTACTGGCCCAATAGCGATTGGTACAAGTCCTTTGTCCGCGCGGATCAGCTGCCCAGCTATATTCCTGGGATCAATATCGGAAGTTCGAGTTTCGGGATGGGCGGGACCTACTGGTATCAGCATCCGAGTGGCAATAGCTTCAGTGCCAAAATCTCTCAGGCTCGTGGCACTCACTATTGGAAGGCCGGCGCGGAATTCCGCCATTCCGGCGGCGCTTCCCTTGTCACCGGCAATACCCTGTTCAGCTTTCCTCAGGCGCTGACTGCAGATACCTTCAACGCTCCGAACACTCGTGTGGTGGGCCATGAGTACGCCACTTTCCTGCTCGGAGCCATCGATAACAATAGCCGCGCGATCGTCAAGCCTGTGAAGCAGCCGCGCAGCGAGTTCTTTGGTTTCTTCCTCCAGGACGATTGGAAGCTAAACCGCAATCTCACACTGAACATTGGTCTTCGTTATGAGTTCGATACTCCCTGGTATGACCCCGAGCACCAGATGTCCCGCTACCTCGATCTCAATGCAGCAAATCCCGATCTCACCGCGAATCCACCTGTGATGCCACCAGAGTTGCGAGCCTATCCGGCTCAACCGCTGCAGTGGAACGGCCAATGGTATTTCACTGACAACAAGAACCCCTACTCGTGGAATCGCCAGTGGAACAACTTCATGCCGCGCTTTGGTCTGGCCTGGAGAGTGGACGACAAGATGTCGGTGCGCTTTGGCTACTCGCGCTTCTCAACACCTTCCGAATACACCTTCATCGATGCCCCGTTCAGTGGATTTGAAGCGCTCAATTATCTGGAGCCGGCTTATATGGGGTATGACGCGACACAATCCGCGCAGGGCTTGCTCAATGGTGTGCCTCAGGCTACGTTGTCCAACCCCTACCCAGCCGACAAGAATCCTTTGATTCCGCCACGCGGGAAGGGGTTTGGCGCCGCGCTTGGGCTGGGTGGTGCGCCCTCGTTGTGGTTCAACCAGAATATGCGCCGGCCGACCAACGACCGTCTCTCGCTCTCGATCCAGCGTCAGGTTCCTGGCAAGATTGTTGTCGATGCAACGGCTTTTATTAACTACGGAGAAGGGCAGCTCTATTCCCGCAATCGCAACCTGCAGGATCCGCAACTGTCCTACACCTATAAGAGTGCATTGCAGGCAACGGTTGCTAATCCGTTCTACCAATACCTGACTCCGGCGCAGTTTCCCGGTCCCAACCGCAATGCACCCACGGTGACGCTTGGTTCATTGCTCAATCCTTATCCGCAATATGGCAGCATCTTTGAGGTGGGCAACAATGGATTCCGCAATCGCTACCAATCCATTGCGATTCAGGCTCGGCGCCCCTTCCAGAATGGGTTTAACTTCTTGATGGGTTATGCCTATATCCGGGAGCGGAACGACGGTTTCTTCAACGATCCGGAATACTATGCGAATCAGCCTCGCCTCATCGAGAGTGCAAATCCCCGGCATCGTCTGAATGGAGCGGGCTCTTATGAACTTCCCTTTGGAAAAGGACGGGCTTGGATGAGCAACTCGAATCGCATCCTCGATGGCGTCTTGGGAGGCTGGCAGGTGTTGGGTGCGATCTACGCAAACTCGGGGGCATTCCTGAACTTTGGTGCCCTGCAAGTGACCGGCGATCCACGCATCAGCAATCCCACGCCACAAGCCTGGTTCAATAAGAGTGTTTTCACAGTGCTGCCAGCCTTTACGCCGCGAACGAACCCAATCAACTACAGCGGTCTCACGGGGCCAATGACGCTGCAGTTGGATGCGACACTCTCGAAGAACTTCCGCATCACGGAGCGCATCAAAACAGAACTGAAGATGAGCGCCTACAATGCGACAAACCGGCTGAATCGAGCAGATCCCGATCTCGGTGTCACGAGCTCGACTTTCGGCCAAGCGATTCGCCAACGTGGGAACTACTTTGGCCGTCAACTCGAACTCGGTCTGAAGATCGCTTTCTAG
- a CDS encoding TonB-dependent receptor has protein sequence MYFLQIIGQRRAVWRYGLFLSSLLLFGSLWAQETTGSIRGTVSDSAGLPITGATVKIISPSLVQPLQTQTDPAGAYLFSAVPPGVYTVSAMADGFTLVRKTSMEVTLGRTSRADFQLTVGAVSSSLEVAADAVSVDSQSSTQITSVGRSLFDGLPKDRGFDSLIALAPGARVEPLSGGFQIDGASGSENVFLIDGVDNTNLQTGLLPRTSQLPIEQIDEIQVKSGAFDAQFGGSTGGVVSAIIRSGSNKIHGQLSLYAESDIFQAAPRPTLRIDPQNDNVASYFHNPKDSYRMLNPGGSIGGPILKDKLWAFVSWYPEFRQTERTVTFLDRGESGHYRSKDRTDFLVTKVDYALTSKIRTFASYVYSPTRVQGLLPDRQGTDSFDNPWRQRGGRAPASSYNFGADASLTAKLSLSLRGGYNYRNFKDNYGVPSGTYYHFVNTNTNLPAELPIPDALKGSAGNFTADNVQNARDQQTRLNFNGDLIYLANWKGQHTIKTGYQMNRLHNDVQRDYWPDGNIQIFWDLAYPTVTRPGTYRGTYGYYIDRHMETSGRVSSTNHSIYLQDSWRVSPRLTLNLGLRTERESVPSFLKGGATIQFPFSQKLAPRLGVAWDALGDGRLKLFAGFGLFYDLMKYEASRVSFGGEKWVDYMYPLNSPDFTKIRSRLTPGSDLIESYDHRIPANDPEDNRIDPNLRPTRQRKYEGGIEFAMNPNTVVSARYTRQRLDRTIENSGVLGADGTAFYVANPGFGLAADPSVYPAGVLPPPPAKRDYDAVDFSLRGRYPKGIQIVTSYTWSRLYGDYSGLASSDEGGAANPNSTLYYDLPWMSIDQNGKFVRGRLATDRPHTVKFFGVYTRKSRWGDTTLSPRLSAFSGTPITTNVWILGDPVFVAGRGDLGRTPFFRSTDFLITHDFHQRRLGEKGRIRLEANVTNLFNHGTVTNKATRYNHPNDGQLQFDEVSDMYKGFHFQSAVAEQGLRVNPAYNMASSFQAPRSMRIALHFIF, from the coding sequence ATGTATTTCCTTCAGATCATCGGCCAGCGGCGTGCAGTATGGCGCTACGGTCTCTTCCTCTCCTCTCTTCTTTTATTCGGCTCCCTATGGGCACAGGAAACGACGGGTTCCATTCGCGGCACAGTCTCTGATTCCGCTGGATTGCCGATCACCGGCGCGACGGTCAAAATCATTTCGCCATCGCTGGTGCAGCCGCTGCAGACACAGACCGATCCGGCCGGCGCCTATCTGTTCTCCGCCGTGCCACCTGGGGTCTATACGGTCTCGGCGATGGCGGACGGCTTCACGCTCGTCCGGAAAACGTCCATGGAAGTGACACTGGGCAGAACCTCGCGGGCGGACTTTCAACTAACGGTCGGCGCGGTTTCGAGTTCCCTTGAGGTCGCTGCGGACGCGGTCAGTGTGGACTCCCAAAGCAGCACGCAGATTACCAGCGTAGGGAGGTCTCTTTTCGATGGGCTGCCGAAGGATCGTGGCTTCGATTCTCTAATTGCACTTGCGCCCGGTGCACGAGTTGAACCGCTCAGTGGCGGATTTCAAATTGATGGCGCCAGCGGTTCAGAAAACGTGTTCCTAATCGATGGTGTGGACAACACGAATCTGCAGACCGGCTTGTTGCCGCGCACTTCGCAACTGCCGATCGAACAGATCGACGAAATCCAAGTCAAGAGCGGCGCATTCGACGCCCAGTTTGGCGGGAGCACGGGCGGTGTTGTCAGCGCGATCATCCGCAGCGGGTCCAACAAGATTCATGGCCAGTTGTCCTTATATGCCGAATCGGACATCTTCCAGGCAGCGCCACGACCCACCCTACGCATCGATCCGCAGAATGACAATGTGGCTTCGTACTTTCACAACCCGAAGGACAGCTATCGGATGCTCAACCCCGGCGGCTCGATCGGCGGGCCCATCCTCAAAGACAAGCTGTGGGCCTTTGTCAGTTGGTATCCGGAATTTCGCCAGACGGAACGCACAGTGACCTTTCTCGATCGGGGCGAAAGTGGCCACTATCGCAGTAAAGATCGTACCGATTTTCTGGTGACCAAGGTGGACTATGCGCTCACATCAAAGATCCGTACCTTCGCCTCCTATGTGTACTCCCCCACCCGGGTGCAGGGTCTGCTTCCCGACCGGCAGGGCACCGATTCGTTCGACAATCCCTGGCGGCAACGCGGCGGCCGCGCCCCCGCCTCCAGTTACAACTTTGGTGCCGATGCCTCGCTGACGGCAAAACTGTCTCTTTCTCTGCGCGGCGGCTATAACTACCGCAATTTTAAAGATAATTATGGTGTTCCCAGCGGAACTTATTATCACTTCGTCAATACAAATACCAATCTGCCAGCCGAGTTACCGATTCCGGATGCCCTCAAAGGTTCTGCCGGCAACTTCACTGCAGACAATGTGCAAAACGCGCGAGACCAGCAGACACGGCTCAATTTCAATGGAGATCTGATTTACCTCGCCAATTGGAAGGGACAGCACACCATCAAAACGGGCTATCAGATGAACCGCTTGCACAATGACGTGCAACGTGACTATTGGCCGGACGGCAATATTCAGATCTTTTGGGATCTCGCTTATCCAACGGTGACGCGGCCTGGGACCTATCGCGGAACTTATGGTTATTATATCGACCGGCACATGGAAACATCAGGACGTGTCTCCAGTACAAATCACAGTATCTATTTACAAGACAGTTGGCGAGTATCGCCGCGCCTGACGCTGAATCTGGGCTTGCGAACCGAACGCGAATCTGTGCCGTCTTTCCTCAAGGGTGGCGCAACCATTCAATTTCCGTTCTCGCAAAAGCTCGCACCGCGTCTTGGAGTGGCCTGGGATGCCTTGGGGGACGGACGGCTAAAGTTGTTTGCCGGATTCGGACTCTTCTACGACCTTATGAAGTATGAGGCCTCCCGCGTCAGCTTCGGTGGAGAAAAGTGGGTGGACTATATGTATCCGCTGAATAGCCCCGACTTTACGAAGATTCGTTCCCGCCTCACACCGGGCTCCGATCTGATCGAAAGCTACGATCACCGGATTCCGGCCAATGATCCGGAAGACAATCGCATCGATCCCAATCTTCGCCCCACACGCCAGCGCAAGTATGAAGGAGGTATTGAGTTTGCGATGAATCCGAATACCGTAGTCAGCGCACGCTACACTCGCCAACGACTGGACCGCACGATCGAAAATTCGGGAGTTCTGGGCGCGGATGGTACGGCTTTCTATGTCGCCAATCCCGGCTTCGGATTGGCCGCGGATCCCAGTGTTTATCCCGCAGGCGTGCTGCCGCCACCGCCGGCAAAGCGCGACTATGATGCGGTTGATTTCTCTCTGCGCGGCCGCTACCCGAAGGGCATTCAGATCGTCACCAGCTATACCTGGAGCCGGCTATATGGCGACTATAGTGGCCTGGCCAGTTCAGACGAAGGCGGCGCAGCGAATCCGAACTCGACGCTTTACTATGACCTTCCGTGGATGTCGATCGACCAGAACGGTAAGTTCGTCCGCGGAAGACTGGCCACGGACAGGCCGCATACCGTTAAGTTCTTCGGCGTCTATACAAGGAAGTCGCGCTGGGGCGATACTACGCTCTCGCCGCGTCTCTCCGCCTTCTCCGGAACGCCCATCACGACAAATGTCTGGATTCTCGGAGACCCGGTTTTCGTCGCTGGACGTGGCGATCTCGGCCGGACACCGTTCTTCCGCAGCACCGATTTTCTGATCACTCACGACTTCCACCAGCGACGCTTGGGGGAAAAGGGGCGCATTCGGTTGGAGGCCAATGTCACCAATCTCTTCAATCACGGCACGGTCACGAATAAGGCAACCCGCTATAACCACCCAAATGATGGGCAGCTCCAGTTTGATGAGGTCTCGGACATGTACAAGGGCTTTCACTTCCAGAGCGCCGTTGCGGAACAGGGATTGCGAGTGAATCCAGCCTACAACATGGCATCCAGCTTCCAAGCTCCCCGTTCTATGCGCATCGCGCTTCATTTCATCTTCTGA